In a single window of the Nicotiana tomentosiformis chromosome 10, ASM39032v3, whole genome shotgun sequence genome:
- the LOC104118732 gene encoding cytochrome b5 has product MPTLTKLFTMEEASQHNTKDDCWVVIDGKVYDVSSYLDEHPGGDDVVLSATGKDATDEFEDAGHSKDARELMEKFFIGELDSTSPPIPELEIVKKAAKNIPQKVKEITKQYWFVPVAVVGISVVVGFLYTRKK; this is encoded by the exons ATGCCAACTCTGACGAAGCTATTCACAATGGAAGAAGCCTCTCAGCACAACACTAAGGATGATTGCTGGGTCGTCATTGACGGCAAg GTATATGATGTTTCATCTTATCTGGACGAACATCCAGGGGGAGATGATGTTGTACTTTCTGCTACAG GAAAAGATGCCACTGATGAATTTGAAGATGCTGGACATAGCAAAGATGCGAGGGAACTGATGGAGAAATTCTTCATTGGGGAGCTTGATTCGACATCCCCTCCCATCCCAGAACTTGAGATTGTCAAGAAGGCCGCCAAAAATATCCCTCAGAAGGTTAAGGAAATTACTAAGCAATATTGGTTCGTTCCTGTAGCAGTTGTTGGCATCTCTGTGGTGGTGGGCTTCTTATACACACGCAAGAAGTAA